One window from the genome of Thermus sediminis encodes:
- a CDS encoding 23S rRNA (pseudouridine(1915)-N(3))-methyltransferase RlmH, with product MRLRVVAVGRPRLPYARLGVELYGERIRRYAPMELLYVREAGELLPKAEGHRRIVLDERGRLFTTEGLYRFLLGFEGERVAFLVGGAEGHPEAVRKGADLLLALSPLTLQHELALLVLLEQLYRVLTLRAGHPYHRP from the coding sequence GTGCGCCTGCGGGTGGTGGCGGTGGGCAGGCCCAGGCTCCCCTACGCCCGGCTGGGGGTGGAGCTCTATGGGGAGCGCATCCGCCGCTACGCCCCCATGGAGCTCCTCTACGTGCGGGAGGCGGGGGAGCTCCTTCCCAAGGCGGAGGGGCACCGGCGGATCGTTCTGGACGAGCGGGGGAGGCTTTTCACCACGGAGGGGCTTTACCGCTTCCTCCTGGGTTTTGAGGGGGAGCGGGTGGCCTTCCTGGTGGGGGGGGCGGAGGGGCATCCTGAGGCGGTGCGGAAGGGGGCGGACCTCCTCCTTGCCCTCTCCCCCCTCACCCTGCAACACGAGCTGGCCCTCCTGGTCCTCCTGGAGCAGCTCTACCGCGTACTCACCTTAAGGGCGGGGCACCCTTACCACAGGCCATGA
- a CDS encoding metallopeptidase family protein → MTYSEFAKLVARLWEEIPEAFKRGLQGVHVFPEARPEPGLPGVWRLGEYLDPGPPTAFGGFEGLGRHIALYYGSFLEVAGEGFDWEGEVWETLLHELRHHLESLAGRDDLVREDLRRLAELRRGGSPPAGEG, encoded by the coding sequence ATGACCTATTCCGAGTTCGCAAAGCTGGTGGCGCGGCTTTGGGAGGAGATCCCCGAGGCCTTCAAAAGGGGCCTCCAGGGGGTGCACGTCTTCCCCGAGGCCAGGCCGGAGCCGGGGCTTCCCGGGGTGTGGCGGCTTGGGGAGTACCTGGACCCAGGGCCCCCCACGGCCTTCGGCGGGTTTGAGGGGCTAGGGCGGCACATCGCCCTCTACTACGGCTCCTTCCTCGAGGTGGCGGGAGAGGGGTTTGACTGGGAGGGGGAGGTGTGGGAGACCCTCCTCCACGAGCTAAGGCACCACCTGGAGTCCCTGGCGGGCCGGGACGACCTGGTGCGGGAGGACCTCAGGCGCCTGGCCGAGTTGCGCCGGGGCGGTTCCCCTCCGGCAGGGGAGGGGTAG
- a CDS encoding DUF2203 domain-containing protein, whose amino-acid sequence MFARIFTKEEADALLPELGRVLGEMRQARGELLEAQARLPQARGLERRALEEEIRFLLGTLEADARYLASLGVFLKDLDRGLVDFPARIGGEVVFLCWREGEPEVAHYHPLSGGFKDRRPLAGTTPPLPEGNRPGATRPGA is encoded by the coding sequence ATGTTCGCCCGCATCTTCACCAAGGAGGAGGCCGATGCCCTCCTGCCCGAGCTCGGGCGGGTCCTGGGGGAGATGCGCCAGGCCAGGGGGGAACTTCTAGAGGCCCAGGCCCGGCTCCCCCAGGCCCGCGGGTTGGAGCGGCGGGCCCTGGAGGAGGAGATCCGCTTTCTCCTCGGCACCCTCGAGGCCGACGCCCGCTACCTGGCCTCCCTAGGGGTCTTCCTCAAGGACCTGGACCGGGGCCTCGTGGACTTCCCCGCCCGGATCGGGGGGGAGGTGGTCTTCCTCTGTTGGCGGGAGGGGGAACCCGAGGTGGCCCACTACCACCCCCTCTCTGGGGGCTTTAAGGACCGCCGCCCCCTAGCCGGGACTACCCCTCCCCTGCCGGAGGGGAACCGCCCCGGCGCAACTCGGCCAGGCGCCTGA